The Deltaproteobacteria bacterium genome window below encodes:
- a CDS encoding YebC/PmpR family DNA-binding transcriptional regulator has translation MSGHSKWSTIKHKKAAKDAKRGKLFTKFIKEITAAARMGGGDIAANPRLRTAVQTARDNSMPNDNIERAIKKGTGELEGVAYEEVSYEGYGPGGAAFLVQVLTDNRKRTVSDIRHLFNKHGGSLGETGCVAWMFDSKGLIVVSKDAVDEEELIGLTLEAGAEDVTESDNVYEIVTAPEDFNAVRESLDNAKIAVISAEVTMIPKNTTTLGEKEAERTLSLTEELEDHDDVQSVAANFDIPDEMLENAG, from the coding sequence ATGTCCGGACATTCCAAATGGAGCACCATCAAGCACAAGAAGGCGGCCAAGGACGCCAAGCGGGGCAAGCTGTTCACCAAGTTCATCAAGGAGATCACGGCGGCGGCGCGCATGGGTGGTGGGGATATCGCGGCCAACCCGCGCCTGCGCACCGCCGTGCAGACCGCCCGTGACAACAGCATGCCCAACGACAACATCGAGCGCGCCATCAAGAAGGGCACGGGCGAGCTCGAAGGGGTGGCCTACGAGGAGGTCAGCTACGAGGGTTACGGCCCGGGCGGCGCCGCCTTCCTCGTGCAGGTGCTGACGGACAACCGCAAGCGCACGGTGTCCGACATCCGGCACCTTTTCAACAAGCACGGCGGCAGCCTCGGCGAGACCGGCTGCGTCGCATGGATGTTCGACAGCAAGGGGCTCATCGTCGTGTCCAAGGACGCGGTGGACGAGGAAGAGCTGATCGGACTGACTCTCGAGGCCGGCGCCGAGGACGTCACCGAGAGCGATAACGTCTACGAGATCGTCACCGCGCCCGAGGACTTCAACGCGGTCCGGGAAAGCCTCGACAACGCCAAGATCGCGGTGATCTCGGCCGAAGTCACCATGATCCCCAAGAACACCACGACCCTCGGTGAGAAGGAGGCGGAGCGCACCCTCAGCCTCACCGAGGAGCTCGAGGACCACGACGACGTCCAGAGCGTCGCGGCGAACTTCGACATACCGGACGAGATGCTCGAGAATGCCGGTTGA
- a CDS encoding MBL fold metallo-hydrolase, translating into MPKVENADNIRCLTATNPGYMTLRGTNQYLLGERDITVIDVALGSDENIDGLLAEMEALGGSRITRILLTHIHMDHCGGALALKERTGAEVGISRVRAGHLGGEDFTYDEGDRIPYDGGELEVVFTPGHEAGHCCFYEREKKILFSGDHILGKGTTVVPAGEGNMVHYMESLEKLLSLDIRLLLPGHGPFVTEPMAKIREYIDHRLMREEQILQGLREGRHSIAELVAVIYVDYPQALMRVARSSVEAHLLKLMVEERVYREGDRYLLTGSPSA; encoded by the coding sequence ATGCCCAAGGTAGAGAACGCCGACAACATCCGCTGCCTCACCGCCACCAATCCCGGCTACATGACGCTTCGGGGGACGAACCAGTACCTCCTGGGCGAACGGGACATTACGGTCATCGACGTGGCCCTGGGTTCGGACGAGAACATCGACGGGCTGCTGGCCGAGATGGAGGCGCTGGGCGGGAGCCGCATCACCCGCATCCTGCTGACCCACATCCACATGGACCACTGCGGCGGCGCGCTGGCGCTCAAGGAGCGCACGGGCGCCGAAGTGGGAATTTCACGGGTGCGCGCGGGCCATCTGGGCGGCGAGGACTTCACCTACGACGAAGGCGACCGCATCCCCTATGACGGTGGCGAGTTGGAGGTGGTGTTCACGCCGGGACACGAGGCCGGGCATTGCTGCTTCTACGAACGCGAAAAGAAGATCCTCTTCTCCGGAGACCACATCCTCGGCAAGGGCACCACGGTGGTGCCGGCCGGCGAAGGGAACATGGTCCACTACATGGAGTCCCTCGAGAAGCTCCTCTCGCTGGACATCCGCCTGCTGCTTCCCGGGCACGGCCCGTTCGTCACCGAGCCCATGGCCAAGATCCGGGAGTACATCGACCACCGGCTGATGCGCGAGGAGCAGATCCTCCAGGGGCTCCGTGAAGGCCGCCATTCCATCGCCGAACTGGTGGCGGTCATCTACGTGGACTACCCCCAGGCCCTGATGCGCGTGGCCCGCTCGTCCGTCGAGGCCCACCTCTTGAAGCTCATGGTCGAGGAGCGGGTGTATCGGGAAGGCGACCGGTACCTCCTGACAGGCTCTCCCTCCGCTTGA
- the ruvC gene encoding crossover junction endodeoxyribonuclease RuvC, with product MPVDAGGIGEGPIETILGIDPGTIKTGWGVIRVDGSRLRHVAHGTVRAAATLSQDRRLQRIFTELTRVVREHQPTHVSLEKVFLARNVQSALKLGQVRGVALLAAAEGGVPVAEYNSVQVKKAVTGYGHASKAQIQQMVAALLELSAEPQEDAADALAAAICHGHLCAFRTSAAATGRRGRSSRGLRWPVEALPGGKG from the coding sequence ATGCCGGTTGATGCCGGCGGGATCGGAGAAGGTCCTATCGAAACGATCCTGGGCATAGACCCCGGAACCATTAAGACCGGCTGGGGCGTCATCCGCGTCGACGGAAGCCGGCTCCGGCATGTCGCCCACGGGACCGTGCGAGCCGCCGCGACCCTGTCGCAGGACCGTCGCCTCCAACGCATCTTCACCGAGCTGACCCGCGTCGTCCGGGAGCACCAGCCCACCCACGTCAGCCTGGAGAAGGTCTTTCTCGCGCGCAACGTCCAGAGCGCGTTGAAGCTCGGCCAGGTGCGCGGCGTGGCGCTGCTGGCCGCCGCGGAAGGCGGCGTGCCGGTGGCCGAGTACAACTCGGTGCAGGTCAAGAAGGCGGTGACGGGCTACGGGCACGCGAGCAAGGCACAGATACAGCAGATGGTCGCCGCGCTCCTGGAACTCTCCGCCGAACCGCAGGAGGATGCCGCCGACGCGCTGGCGGCGGCCATATGCCACGGCCATCTGTGCGCGTTCCGCACCAGTGCCGCCGCAACGGGTCGGAGGGGAAGAAGCTCGCGCGGACTGCGGTGGCCGGTGGAGGCCCTGCCCGGCGGCAAGGGGTGA
- the ruvA gene encoding Holliday junction branch migration protein RuvA, whose amino-acid sequence MIAKVRGTLDHKAPGEVIVDVGGVGYQLYTALSVFYRLPEVGEPVSLLVYTHVREDAIQLFGFFDPAEKQAFTLLTGVSGIGPRLALNILSGLAAGELLAALRDGDVARLVSIPGIGKRMADRMVVELRDKVAGLPESAPESATVDPGVRGDAVSALVNLGYRRADAERVVRRLLDQGTADLETVLKEALRQLSL is encoded by the coding sequence GTGATCGCCAAGGTTCGCGGCACACTGGACCACAAGGCGCCGGGCGAGGTCATCGTCGACGTCGGCGGCGTCGGCTACCAGCTCTACACGGCATTGAGCGTGTTCTACCGGCTGCCGGAGGTGGGAGAGCCGGTGAGCCTGCTCGTCTACACACACGTCCGGGAAGACGCCATCCAGTTGTTCGGCTTCTTCGATCCGGCGGAGAAGCAGGCGTTCACGCTGCTCACCGGGGTGTCGGGCATCGGCCCGCGGCTGGCGCTCAACATCCTGTCGGGCCTGGCCGCGGGTGAGCTGCTGGCCGCCCTGCGGGACGGCGACGTCGCCCGCCTGGTGTCGATCCCCGGGATCGGCAAGCGCATGGCGGATCGCATGGTCGTGGAACTGCGTGATAAAGTAGCGGGGTTGCCGGAAAGCGCTCCGGAGTCGGCCACGGTGGATCCGGGAGTCCGCGGCGACGCGGTGTCGGCGCTGGTGAACCTGGGTTACCGCCGCGCGGATGCGGAGCGGGTGGTGCGGCGGTTGCTGGACCAGGGTACCGCCGATCTGGAGACCGTGCTCAAGGAAGCCCTGCGCCAGCTCAGCCTTTAG
- a CDS encoding SPOR domain-containing protein has product MDTGGYPLTAIPERLDYTLQVGAFSDLDKARELKARLESRHDRPVVIESHEGYYRVRLGTFSGEAAAREYGARLSQEGLPVVLVEVWPPAAGW; this is encoded by the coding sequence GTGGATACCGGCGGATACCCGCTGACGGCCATCCCCGAGCGTCTGGACTACACCTTGCAGGTCGGAGCGTTCTCGGACCTGGACAAGGCCCGTGAACTGAAGGCCCGCCTCGAGAGCCGGCACGACAGGCCGGTAGTGATAGAGTCCCATGAAGGCTACTATCGGGTCCGCCTCGGAACCTTCAGCGGCGAGGCCGCGGCACGGGAGTACGGCGCCCGCCTGTCTCAAGAAGGGTTGCCCGTGGTGCTCGTGGAGGTGTGGCCGCCGGCGGCGGGGTGGTGA